The stretch of DNA ACTCATTCCCATAAAAACCATATCGTTATAGGCAATTACTCTGCCATAAAATGCACTATCGGTTTCATACTGTAAAATCGTGTACGTATAAGACCATAATGTTGTGGTAAAAAGTCCGCAAAAAAGAATACCAATGAAACTCAGATAAAAATCATACTGCAATACACCCCACACTATGATGCTCACTCCTTGCAAAATGAAAAGATAAAAAAGGCTCTGTTTGTTAATATGACGACCAAGAAGAAATTGCCCTAAAACTAACGAAAGAGCACGTGAAGCATTGATAAATCCCATGACCAACGAGATCGATAAAAGATGTTTGTATTGATGGTCGGCTAAAAGGGCAATGAGAGCATCATAAGCTGTCAATCCTACACTGGCATGAAGAAAAATAAGATGCATGATCTTGGGATTTTCTCGCAAATAAGTAAACCCACTCCAAATCATCGCCTTTACATGTAAAGCATGTTTACTTACAAGAGAAGGAATATCTAAGCCCAGAAGCATGTAAAAAGCGATCGCATAAAAAAACATATCGGCGATAAATGCGCTAGTCGTTCCAAAATAGTGAATATAAAAACCTGCTACTGCCATTCCAAACGCATACGAAGTTGACCAGATGATTGAGTGAATTTCATTGGCAATTTTCAACTCTTCATCGCTCAAAAGTTTAGGCAAAAGTGACATCTCGGTTTGAAAGTAAATACTTCCCGTTCCCATACGAATAAATATAAGCCCCAAGAGTACCCAAAGAGCATCCAAAGAAGTAATAAACATTAACCAAAACACCGTAAAAATTTCAATAAGCGTTAAAAAAAGCATAAATTTTTTGGTATCTACTTTATCAATAATGGCACCACTAAACGGGGCTAAAAGCATCGAAGGTAAAAAGGTAAATCCCGCTGCTGCGCTGAGTGCCCAAACAGGAGCTTCAAGGTTAATAAGTAATGTATAAATCGCCATATGACTAAACCATGCACCAAAATAGCTAATAAGCTGGATAATACTTAATCGGCGGAGCGTCGCATTAGTGCGCAACAACTCTCTGTAAAGGTTCATTTTTACTCCTAGATTCTTTCGTCACCAT from Sulfurospirillum oryzae encodes:
- a CDS encoding MFS transporter — protein: MNLYRELLRTNATLRRLSIIQLISYFGAWFSHMAIYTLLINLEAPVWALSAAAGFTFLPSMLLAPFSGAIIDKVDTKKFMLFLTLIEIFTVFWLMFITSLDALWVLLGLIFIRMGTGSIYFQTEMSLLPKLLSDEELKIANEIHSIIWSTSYAFGMAVAGFYIHYFGTTSAFIADMFFYAIAFYMLLGLDIPSLVSKHALHVKAMIWSGFTYLRENPKIMHLIFLHASVGLTAYDALIALLADHQYKHLLSISLVMGFINASRALSLVLGQFLLGRHINKQSLFYLFILQGVSIIVWGVLQYDFYLSFIGILFCGLFTTTLWSYTYTILQYETDSAFYGRVIAYNDMVFMGMSTLVSFAIGALFEWGVFLWQITCGLGVAFLVFGFYWKWIQKL